One Streptomyces sp. NBC_01237 genomic region harbors:
- a CDS encoding TetR/AcrR family transcriptional regulator, with the protein MPTQDTNEALLAGALTQTPPSDALSEQILDAAREQFITFGLRRSTVDDVAKRAKVSRVTVYRRIGNKDGLVSACLLREYRRFLVEVDDAVAMLPTIEDRMVEGFVAVLRHIREHPLVGGLLRLEPEIMLPFLTLESGPAFLAMRGYLADRLREARRAEGRPESDPTPVAELMVRITVSFLLNPVSCFALDDDAQVRSFARRYFVPLLAAG; encoded by the coding sequence ATGCCGACGCAGGACACCAACGAGGCGCTGCTCGCGGGGGCGCTCACGCAGACCCCGCCGTCCGACGCGCTCAGCGAACAGATCCTCGACGCGGCGCGCGAGCAGTTCATCACGTTCGGACTGCGCCGTTCGACCGTGGACGATGTCGCCAAACGGGCCAAGGTCTCGCGTGTGACCGTCTACCGGCGGATCGGCAACAAGGACGGCCTCGTCTCGGCCTGTCTGCTGCGTGAGTACCGGCGCTTCCTGGTGGAGGTGGACGACGCGGTCGCCATGCTGCCCACCATCGAGGACCGGATGGTCGAGGGGTTTGTCGCCGTCCTCAGGCACATCCGTGAACACCCGCTCGTCGGCGGACTGCTGAGGCTCGAACCGGAGATCATGCTTCCTTTCCTCACCCTGGAGAGCGGGCCGGCCTTTCTCGCCATGCGTGGATATCTGGCCGACCGGCTGCGCGAGGCACGACGGGCCGAAGGCAGACCGGAGAGCGATCCGACACCCGTCGCCGAGCTGATGGTGCGGATCACCGTCTCGTTCCTGCTCAACCCGGTCAGCTGTTTCGCGCTGGACGACGACGCGCAGGTCCGGTCCTTCGCGCGCCGCTACTTCGTGCCGCTGCTCGCCGCCGGATAG
- a CDS encoding 3-hydroxyacyl-CoA dehydrogenase NAD-binding domain-containing protein produces the protein MTESTTIRWEQDETGVVTLVLDDPDQSANTMNQAFKDSIAAVADRAEAEKDSIRGIIYTSAKKTFFAGGDLKDMIKVGPENARAAFDTGTAIKRSLRRIETLGKPVVAAINGAALGGGYEIALASHHRVALDAPGSRIGLPEVTLGLLPAGGGVTRTVRLMGIADALLKVLLQGTQYTPARALENGLVHEVAATREEMLTKARAFIDAHPESQQPWDVKGYKIPGGTPSNPRFAANLPAFPSNLKKQIAGAPMPAPRNILAAAVEGSQVDFETALTIEARYFTELVTGQVAKNMIQAFFFDLQAVNSGANRPKGVPERPVRRVAVLGAGMMGAGIAYSCARAGIDVVLKDVSAEAAAKGKAYSEKLLAKALSRGRTTEAKRDELLARITPTGDAADLAGCDAVIEAVFEDTSLKHKVFQEIQDVIEPDALLCSNTSTLPITVLAEGVSRPADFIGLHFFSPVDKMPLVEIIKGERTGDEALARAFDLVRRIKKTPIVVNDSRGFFTSRVIGQFINEGVAMVGEGVEPASVEQAAAQSGYPAKVLSLMDELTLTLPRKIRDETRRAVEEAGGTWAGHPSDEVIDRMVDEFGRPGRSGGAGFYEYDEDGKRARLWPGLREHFTKPDADVPFIDMKERMLFSEALDSVRCLEENVLISVADANIGSIMGIGFPPWTGGVLQYINGYEGGLPGFVARARELAERYGDRFLPPALLVEMAGKGETFHD, from the coding sequence ATGACCGAGAGCACGACCATCCGCTGGGAACAGGACGAGACCGGCGTCGTCACCCTCGTCCTCGACGACCCCGACCAGTCCGCCAACACGATGAACCAGGCGTTCAAGGACTCCATCGCCGCCGTCGCCGACCGCGCCGAGGCCGAGAAGGACTCCATCCGCGGCATCATCTACACCTCCGCCAAGAAGACCTTCTTCGCGGGCGGCGACCTCAAGGACATGATCAAGGTCGGCCCCGAGAACGCCCGGGCCGCCTTCGACACCGGCACCGCCATCAAGAGGTCGCTGCGCCGCATCGAGACCCTCGGCAAGCCCGTCGTCGCCGCCATCAACGGCGCCGCCCTCGGCGGCGGTTACGAGATCGCGCTCGCCTCCCACCACCGGGTCGCCCTCGACGCGCCCGGCTCCCGCATCGGCCTGCCCGAGGTCACCCTCGGACTGCTGCCCGCGGGCGGCGGTGTCACCCGCACCGTACGCCTCATGGGCATCGCCGACGCGCTCCTGAAGGTGCTTCTCCAGGGCACCCAGTACACGCCCGCGCGCGCCCTGGAGAACGGTCTGGTCCACGAGGTCGCGGCCACCCGCGAGGAGATGCTCACCAAGGCCCGCGCCTTCATCGACGCGCACCCCGAGTCGCAGCAGCCCTGGGACGTCAAGGGTTACAAGATCCCCGGCGGCACCCCGTCCAACCCGCGGTTCGCCGCCAATCTGCCCGCCTTCCCGTCCAACCTGAAGAAGCAGATCGCCGGCGCCCCCATGCCCGCGCCCCGCAACATCCTGGCCGCCGCGGTCGAGGGCTCACAGGTCGACTTCGAGACCGCGCTGACCATCGAGGCCCGCTACTTCACCGAGCTGGTCACCGGCCAGGTCGCGAAGAACATGATCCAGGCGTTCTTCTTCGACCTCCAGGCCGTCAACTCCGGCGCCAACCGTCCCAAGGGCGTCCCGGAGCGCCCGGTCCGCAGGGTCGCCGTCCTCGGAGCCGGGATGATGGGCGCCGGAATCGCGTACTCCTGCGCCCGCGCGGGCATCGACGTCGTCCTGAAGGACGTCTCCGCGGAGGCGGCGGCCAAGGGCAAGGCGTACAGCGAGAAGCTCCTCGCCAAGGCGCTCTCGCGGGGCCGCACGACCGAGGCGAAGCGCGACGAGCTGCTGGCCCGCATCACCCCGACCGGTGACGCGGCCGATCTGGCGGGCTGCGACGCCGTGATCGAGGCGGTCTTCGAGGACACCTCGCTCAAGCACAAGGTGTTCCAGGAGATCCAGGACGTCATCGAGCCCGACGCCCTGCTCTGCTCCAACACCTCCACGCTGCCGATCACGGTCCTCGCCGAAGGTGTGTCACGGCCGGCCGACTTCATCGGCCTCCACTTCTTCTCTCCCGTCGACAAGATGCCGCTCGTCGAGATCATCAAGGGGGAGCGGACCGGCGACGAGGCCCTGGCCCGCGCCTTCGACCTGGTCCGCCGGATCAAGAAGACGCCGATCGTGGTCAACGACTCACGCGGCTTCTTCACCTCGCGCGTCATCGGCCAGTTCATCAACGAGGGCGTCGCCATGGTCGGCGAGGGCGTCGAGCCCGCTTCGGTCGAGCAGGCCGCCGCGCAGTCCGGCTACCCGGCCAAGGTGCTCTCCCTGATGGACGAGCTGACCCTCACCCTGCCGCGCAAGATCCGCGACGAGACCCGGCGGGCCGTCGAGGAGGCGGGCGGCACCTGGGCCGGGCACCCCTCCGACGAGGTCATCGACCGGATGGTCGACGAGTTCGGGCGGCCGGGACGCAGTGGCGGCGCGGGCTTCTACGAGTACGACGAGGACGGCAAGCGGGCCCGCCTGTGGCCGGGGCTGCGCGAGCACTTCACGAAGCCGGACGCCGATGTGCCCTTCATCGACATGAAGGAGCGGATGCTGTTCTCCGAGGCGCTGGACAGCGTCCGCTGCCTGGAGGAGAACGTCCTGATCTCCGTCGCGGACGCCAACATCGGCTCCATCATGGGCATCGGATTCCCGCCGTGGACCGGCGGTGTGCTCCAGTACATCAACGGGTACGAGGGCGGCCTGCCCGGTTTCGTGGCCCGCGCCCGCGAACTCGCCGAGCGCTACGGGGACCGGTTCCTGCCGCCCGCACTGCTCGTGGAGATGGCCGGGAAGGGCGAGACCTTCCACGACTGA
- a CDS encoding macro domain-containing protein, whose product MLEITYVRGDATAPQGKGVKLIAHVCNDLGGWGKGFVLALSRRWPEPEREYRRWHRERAGNDFALGAVQFVQVGPYLWVANMIGQRGMRTGSKGVPIRYEAVDAALGSVAERAAELGASVHMPRIGCGLAGGKWSRIEPLIGQRLVGKDIPVTVYDHGSDRPRGGSFRKAA is encoded by the coding sequence ATGCTGGAGATCACGTATGTACGGGGGGACGCCACCGCTCCGCAGGGCAAGGGTGTCAAGCTGATCGCGCACGTCTGCAACGACCTGGGCGGCTGGGGCAAGGGCTTCGTCCTGGCCCTCTCGCGCCGCTGGCCCGAGCCGGAGCGGGAGTACCGCCGCTGGCACCGGGAGCGCGCGGGGAACGACTTCGCCCTGGGGGCCGTGCAGTTCGTGCAGGTCGGTCCGTACCTCTGGGTGGCGAACATGATCGGGCAGCGGGGAATGCGTACGGGCAGCAAGGGGGTGCCCATACGGTACGAGGCGGTGGACGCGGCCCTGGGCTCCGTGGCCGAACGGGCGGCGGAGCTGGGGGCATCGGTCCATATGCCGCGGATCGGCTGCGGTCTGGCGGGGGGCAAGTGGTCCAGGATCGAGCCGCTGATCGGACAACGGCTCGTCGGCAAGGACATACCCGTGACGGTGTACGACCACGGCTCGGACCGACCTCGCGGCGGAAGCTTCCGGAAGGCTGCCTGA
- a CDS encoding MerR family transcriptional regulator, with protein MVTGTDEPTLTVDELAARAGVTVRTVRFYSTRGLLPPPVIGPRRVGHYGREHLSRLALIEELQHQGMTLAAIERYLEQLPPDLSARDLAIHRALVASWAPDKAEETTRAELERRAGRALTEGDLDRLAAMEVLERPEVAGGTYRVDPGLLRLGVELLDVPIAHETILAARTVLLEHTRSASQELTRLFRDEVWNPYRERESDPEHVAAMKSLSAHMQPMVVQALVTAFQRSLKQELRAAFTAE; from the coding sequence ATCGTGACCGGGACCGACGAGCCGACGCTGACCGTCGACGAGCTGGCGGCACGCGCCGGAGTCACCGTGCGTACGGTGCGCTTCTACAGCACCCGGGGCCTGCTGCCGCCTCCGGTCATCGGTCCGCGCCGGGTCGGGCACTACGGGCGCGAGCACCTGTCCCGTCTCGCCCTGATCGAGGAGCTCCAGCACCAGGGCATGACGCTGGCCGCCATCGAACGGTATCTGGAGCAGCTGCCGCCGGATCTGAGCGCCCGTGACCTGGCGATCCACCGGGCCCTCGTGGCGTCCTGGGCTCCGGACAAGGCGGAGGAGACGACCAGGGCCGAGCTGGAGCGCCGGGCGGGCCGGGCCCTGACCGAGGGGGACCTGGACCGGCTGGCCGCGATGGAGGTGCTGGAGCGTCCCGAGGTGGCCGGGGGCACCTACCGGGTGGACCCCGGGCTGCTGCGGCTCGGCGTGGAACTGCTGGACGTGCCGATCGCGCACGAGACGATCCTGGCGGCGCGCACGGTCCTGCTGGAGCACACCCGGTCGGCCTCCCAGGAGCTGACACGGCTGTTCCGGGACGAGGTGTGGAATCCCTACCGTGAGCGCGAGTCGGACCCGGAACACGTCGCGGCGATGAAGTCGTTGTCGGCCCATATGCAGCCGATGGTGGTCCAGGCGCTGGTGACCGCGTTCCAGCGGTCGTTGAAGCAGGAGCTGCGGGCCGCGTTCACGGCGGAGTGA
- a CDS encoding acyl-CoA dehydrogenase family protein, giving the protein MQRQIFTEEHHAFRETVRTFLAKEVLPHYEQWEKDGIVSREAWLAAGRQGLLGFAVPEEYGGGGNADFRYSAVLAEEFTRAGAPGFAVGLHNDIIGPYLTGLATEEQKRRWLPGFCSGGTITAIAMTEPGAGSDLQGIRTTAEDRGDHWLLNGSKTFISNGVLADLVIVVAKTTAEGGAKGLSLIVVERGAEGFERGRNLDKIGQKSQDTAELFFHDVRVPKENLLGERDGAFVHLMTNLAQERMGIAVAGIAAAEHLLEITTQYVKEREAFGRPLSKLQHIRFEIAEMATECAVTRTFLDRCIVDHSEGVLDAVHASMAKWWATELQKRVADRCLQLHGGYGYMAEYRVAKAFTDGRIQTIYGGTTEIMKEIIGRSLLA; this is encoded by the coding sequence GTGCAGCGGCAGATCTTCACCGAGGAGCACCACGCGTTCCGCGAGACCGTCCGGACCTTCCTGGCCAAGGAGGTCCTCCCGCACTACGAGCAGTGGGAGAAGGACGGCATCGTCTCCCGCGAGGCATGGCTCGCCGCCGGACGGCAGGGCCTGCTCGGCTTCGCCGTCCCCGAGGAGTACGGCGGCGGGGGCAACGCCGACTTCCGCTACAGCGCCGTTCTCGCCGAGGAGTTCACCCGGGCCGGGGCGCCCGGATTCGCCGTAGGTCTGCACAACGACATCATCGGCCCCTACCTCACGGGCCTGGCCACCGAGGAGCAGAAGCGCCGCTGGCTGCCCGGCTTCTGCAGCGGCGGGACCATCACCGCGATCGCCATGACCGAACCGGGCGCGGGCTCCGACCTCCAGGGCATCCGCACCACGGCCGAGGACAGGGGCGACCACTGGCTGCTCAACGGCTCGAAGACCTTCATCTCCAACGGGGTCCTCGCCGATCTGGTGATCGTCGTCGCGAAGACCACGGCCGAGGGCGGCGCGAAGGGACTCTCCCTGATCGTCGTCGAACGCGGCGCGGAGGGCTTCGAGCGGGGCCGCAATCTCGACAAGATCGGCCAGAAGTCCCAGGACACCGCCGAGCTGTTCTTCCACGACGTCCGGGTGCCCAAGGAGAACCTCCTCGGTGAGCGGGACGGCGCCTTCGTCCACCTGATGACCAACCTCGCCCAGGAGCGGATGGGCATCGCGGTCGCCGGGATCGCCGCCGCCGAACACCTTCTGGAGATCACCACGCAGTACGTCAAGGAGCGCGAGGCGTTCGGGCGGCCGCTCTCCAAGCTCCAGCACATCCGGTTCGAGATCGCCGAGATGGCCACCGAGTGCGCCGTCACCAGGACCTTCCTGGACCGGTGCATCGTCGACCACTCGGAGGGCGTCCTCGACGCGGTACACGCCTCCATGGCGAAGTGGTGGGCCACCGAACTGCAAAAGCGCGTCGCCGACCGGTGCCTCCAACTGCACGGCGGCTACGGCTACATGGCGGAGTACCGGGTCGCCAAGGCGTTCACCGACGGCCGTATCCAGACCATCTACGGCGGTACGACCGAGATCATGAAGGAGATCATCGGCCGCTCGCTGCTCGCCTGA
- a CDS encoding acetyl-CoA C-acetyltransferase — protein MSTEAFVYDAIRTPRGRGKANGALHGTKPIDLVVGLIHEIRGRFPDLDPAAIDDIVLGVVSPLGDQGSDIARIAAIAAGLPDSVAGVQENRFCASGLEAVNLAAAKVRSGWEDLVLAGGVESMSRVPMGSDGGAWAMDPMTNFETGFAPQGIGADLIATIEGFSRRDVDEYAALSQERAAAAWKDERFARSVVPVKDRNGLVVLDRDEHLRPGTTADSLAALKPSFAAIGEMGGFDAVALQKYHWVEKIDHVHHAGNSSGIVDGAALVAIGSKEVGERYGLTPRARIVSAAVSGSEPTIMLTGPAPATRKALAKAGLTIDDIDLVEINEAFAGVVLRFVKDMGLSLDKVNVNGGAIALGHPLGATGAMILGTLIDELERRDKRYGLVTLCVGGGMGIATVIERL, from the coding sequence TTGAGTACCGAAGCATTCGTCTACGACGCGATCCGCACTCCGCGCGGCCGCGGCAAGGCCAATGGCGCCCTGCACGGCACCAAGCCGATCGACCTGGTCGTCGGCCTCATCCACGAGATCCGCGGCCGATTCCCGGACCTCGACCCGGCGGCCATCGACGACATCGTGCTCGGCGTGGTCAGCCCGCTCGGCGACCAGGGTTCCGACATCGCGAGGATCGCCGCCATCGCGGCGGGGCTCCCCGACTCCGTCGCCGGTGTCCAGGAGAACCGCTTCTGTGCCTCCGGCCTCGAAGCGGTCAACCTGGCCGCCGCCAAGGTCCGTTCGGGCTGGGAGGACCTCGTCCTGGCCGGTGGCGTCGAGTCGATGTCCCGGGTCCCGATGGGCTCCGACGGCGGCGCCTGGGCGATGGACCCGATGACCAACTTCGAGACCGGCTTCGCCCCGCAGGGCATCGGCGCCGACCTCATCGCCACCATCGAGGGCTTCTCCCGCCGCGATGTCGACGAGTACGCCGCCCTGTCCCAGGAGCGCGCCGCCGCGGCCTGGAAGGACGAGCGGTTCGCCCGTTCCGTCGTTCCCGTCAAGGACCGCAACGGCCTCGTCGTCCTCGACCGCGACGAGCACCTGCGGCCCGGCACCACCGCCGACTCGCTCGCCGCCCTCAAGCCGTCCTTCGCGGCGATCGGCGAGATGGGCGGCTTCGACGCCGTCGCGCTGCAGAAGTACCACTGGGTCGAGAAGATCGACCACGTCCACCATGCGGGCAACTCCTCCGGCATCGTGGACGGCGCCGCCCTCGTCGCGATCGGCTCCAAGGAGGTCGGCGAGCGCTACGGCCTCACCCCGCGCGCCCGGATCGTCTCCGCCGCCGTCTCCGGCTCCGAGCCGACCATCATGCTGACCGGCCCCGCTCCCGCCACCCGCAAGGCGCTGGCCAAGGCCGGGCTGACCATCGACGACATCGACCTCGTCGAGATCAACGAGGCGTTCGCCGGAGTGGTCCTGCGCTTCGTCAAGGACATGGGCCTCTCCCTGGACAAGGTCAACGTCAACGGCGGCGCCATCGCGCTCGGCCACCCGCTCGGCGCGACCGGCGCGATGATCCTCGGCACGCTCATCGACGAACTGGAGCGGCGCGACAAGCGGTACGGCCTCGTCACCCTCTGCGTCGGCGGCGGGATGGGCATCGCCACCGTCATCGAACGTCTCTGA
- a CDS encoding CaiB/BaiF CoA transferase family protein yields the protein MARTEHSPRGPLTGVRVVELAGIGPGPFAAMLLADLGADVVRVDRPGGSGLGIDPAYDLTNRNKRSVLVDLKAEGGPGRVLDLAERADILIEGYRPGVAERLGVGPASCLARNPRLVYGRMTGWGQDGPLAERAGHDIAYIALTGTLSMIGRPGEPPTVPANLVGDYAGGSLYLVVGVLAALQHARTPGGAGQVVDAAIVDGAAHLATMIHGMLAAGGWQDRRGSNLLDGGCPFYGSYETADGQYMAVGPLEQRFYDEFITLLGIADRAPDRKDLTRWDDLRTAVAERFLTRTREEWTEVFEGTDACVAPVLSLREAPHHPHLAARGTFVEHGGLTQPAPAPRFSVTPVSVRGGPARPGADTEAVAADWDVPGLRAARTPGTDAAGAETAGTDTTGTAATRKGATG from the coding sequence ATGGCAAGGACAGAGCACAGCCCGCGAGGCCCGCTGACGGGGGTGCGCGTCGTCGAGCTGGCGGGGATCGGGCCCGGTCCGTTCGCCGCGATGCTGCTGGCCGACCTCGGGGCCGACGTGGTGCGGGTCGACCGCCCCGGCGGCTCGGGTCTGGGCATCGACCCCGCGTACGACCTCACCAACCGCAACAAGCGCTCGGTCCTCGTCGACCTCAAGGCCGAGGGCGGGCCCGGCCGGGTCCTGGACCTCGCCGAACGTGCCGACATCCTCATCGAGGGATACCGGCCGGGTGTCGCCGAACGTCTCGGGGTCGGGCCCGCGAGCTGTCTGGCCCGCAATCCGCGACTCGTCTACGGGCGGATGACCGGCTGGGGACAGGACGGCCCCCTCGCGGAGCGGGCCGGGCACGACATCGCGTACATCGCCCTCACCGGCACCCTCTCCATGATCGGCAGACCCGGTGAGCCGCCCACCGTCCCCGCCAACCTGGTCGGCGACTACGCCGGCGGCTCGCTGTATCTCGTCGTCGGCGTCCTCGCCGCCCTCCAGCACGCCCGCACGCCCGGCGGGGCGGGCCAGGTCGTGGACGCCGCGATCGTCGACGGCGCCGCCCACCTCGCGACGATGATCCACGGAATGCTGGCGGCCGGCGGCTGGCAGGACCGGCGCGGCTCCAACCTCCTCGACGGCGGCTGCCCGTTCTACGGCTCGTACGAGACCGCCGACGGGCAGTACATGGCGGTGGGGCCGCTGGAGCAGCGGTTCTACGACGAGTTCATCACCCTGCTCGGTATCGCGGACCGGGCCCCGGACCGCAAGGACCTCACCCGCTGGGACGACCTGCGCACCGCTGTCGCCGAGCGGTTTCTGACCCGGACGCGCGAGGAGTGGACCGAGGTGTTCGAGGGCACGGACGCCTGCGTCGCCCCGGTGCTCTCGCTCCGCGAGGCCCCGCACCATCCGCATCTCGCCGCCCGCGGCACCTTCGTCGAGCACGGCGGCCTCACCCAGCCCGCGCCGGCCCCCCGCTTCTCGGTGACCCCGGTCTCCGTACGCGGCGGACCCGCGCGGCCCGGTGCGGACACCGAGGCGGTCGCCGCCGACTGGGACGTACCGGGCCTGCGGGCCGCACGGACGCCGGGAACGGACGCCGCCGGGGCGGAAACGGCCGGAACGGACACCACCGGAACAGCCGCCACACGCAAGGGCGCCACCGGCTGA
- a CDS encoding oxygenase MpaB family protein has translation MGRYSRLREIRQMDPSRDYAEILRLITQYEFPWDYRQGVSIAFLRDFGVPRISVLLDRTQEFERSGQKRYDDTVLIGYEMSADGFDSARGRAAARHLNRIHGKYRIPNEDFLYVLATTVVGPKRWIDRFGWRPLCVQEVEALTQVARKTAAMMGIEGAPATYEGFELLLDAYEERMFAYDPANRRVASATFRTMASWYPRPVRPLTARFSLALLDEPLLRALGFRVQPLPVRSAAAGALRARSRLVRLLPARPRWLPSRPQPRSYPFGWRLDDLGPHWARNRPLEPLPDEVRAAAPPAREPS, from the coding sequence ATGGGCCGCTACAGCCGTCTCCGCGAGATCCGCCAGATGGATCCCAGCCGCGACTATGCCGAGATCCTCCGGCTGATCACGCAGTACGAGTTCCCCTGGGACTACCGGCAGGGCGTGAGCATCGCGTTCCTCCGTGACTTCGGGGTCCCCCGGATCTCCGTACTCCTGGACCGCACCCAGGAGTTCGAGCGGTCCGGGCAGAAGCGGTACGACGACACCGTCCTGATCGGGTACGAGATGTCCGCGGACGGCTTCGACTCGGCGCGCGGCCGGGCCGCCGCCCGCCATCTGAACCGGATCCACGGCAAATACCGCATTCCGAACGAGGACTTTCTCTATGTGCTGGCCACGACGGTCGTGGGACCGAAGCGCTGGATCGACCGGTTCGGCTGGCGGCCCCTGTGCGTCCAGGAGGTCGAGGCGCTGACGCAGGTCGCGCGGAAGACGGCGGCCATGATGGGCATCGAGGGAGCCCCCGCCACCTACGAGGGCTTCGAGCTGCTCCTCGATGCCTACGAGGAGCGGATGTTCGCGTACGACCCGGCGAACCGGCGGGTCGCGAGCGCCACGTTCCGGACGATGGCGAGCTGGTATCCGCGCCCGGTCCGCCCGCTGACCGCACGCTTCTCGCTCGCGCTGCTGGACGAGCCGCTGCTGCGGGCGCTGGGCTTCCGCGTGCAGCCCCTCCCGGTCCGGTCGGCGGCCGCAGGTGCCCTGAGGGCACGGTCCCGGCTGGTGCGGCTGCTGCCGGCCCGGCCGCGGTGGCTGCCCTCACGCCCGCAGCCCCGCTCGTACCCGTTCGGCTGGCGGCTGGATGATCTCGGTCCCCACTGGGCCCGCAACCGTCCCCTGGAGCCCCTGCCCGACGAGGTCCGGGCGGCGGCGCCCCCGGCCCGGGAACCGTCGTGA
- a CDS encoding saccharopine dehydrogenase family protein codes for MNRQSGAKRPYDVVLFGATGFVGVLTAEYLAANAPADCRWALAGRDRTKLERLRERLTAIEPRCAELPLVQADADDADALRALAESARVVATTVGPYVWYGEKLVAACAEAGTDYVDLTGEAEFIDRVYLEHDTRARETGARIVHACGFDSVPHDLGAYFTVQQLPRDVPLVIDGFVRSNAAFSGGTFASALTAMGRGPQMLQAAKERRLHEPRLVGRRVRAPLGTPHFSAATGTWALPLPTVDAGIIGRSARALERYGPDFQYRHFASVKHLPVAIGSTAALGALVTAAQLPSVREWLMSRYEPGEGPDAERRKRSWFTVRFVGEGGGRRVFTEVSGGDPGYGETAKMLAESALCLALDELPATSGQVTTAVAMGDALLGRLRAAGLGFRVAAVR; via the coding sequence GTGAACAGGCAGAGCGGGGCGAAACGCCCCTATGACGTCGTCCTTTTCGGTGCCACCGGATTCGTGGGGGTACTCACCGCCGAATATCTGGCCGCGAACGCGCCCGCCGACTGCCGCTGGGCACTGGCCGGCCGCGATCGCACCAAGCTGGAACGGCTGCGCGAGCGGCTGACCGCCATCGAGCCGCGCTGCGCCGAACTGCCCCTGGTGCAGGCGGACGCCGACGACGCCGACGCGCTGCGCGCGCTGGCCGAGTCGGCGCGGGTGGTGGCCACGACGGTGGGTCCGTACGTCTGGTACGGCGAGAAACTGGTCGCCGCCTGCGCCGAGGCGGGAACGGACTATGTGGACCTCACCGGTGAGGCGGAGTTCATCGACCGGGTGTACCTGGAGCACGACACCCGGGCGCGCGAGACGGGGGCACGCATCGTGCACGCCTGCGGATTCGACTCCGTACCGCACGACCTGGGCGCGTACTTCACCGTTCAGCAGCTGCCCCGCGACGTACCGCTCGTCATCGACGGCTTCGTCCGGAGCAACGCCGCGTTCTCCGGCGGCACGTTCGCCTCCGCCCTGACGGCGATGGGGCGCGGCCCCCAGATGCTCCAGGCGGCCAAGGAGCGGCGTCTGCACGAACCCCGGCTGGTCGGCCGACGCGTGCGGGCCCCGCTGGGCACCCCGCACTTCAGCGCCGCGACCGGCACCTGGGCGCTCCCGCTGCCGACCGTGGACGCCGGGATCATCGGCCGTTCCGCGCGGGCGCTGGAGCGTTACGGCCCCGACTTCCAGTACCGGCACTTCGCCTCGGTGAAGCACCTGCCGGTGGCCATCGGCTCGACGGCGGCTCTCGGCGCGCTGGTCACGGCCGCCCAACTCCCGTCCGTACGCGAGTGGCTGATGAGCCGATACGAGCCGGGCGAGGGGCCCGACGCGGAGCGCAGGAAGCGGAGCTGGTTCACGGTGCGCTTCGTCGGGGAGGGCGGCGGACGCCGGGTCTTCACGGAGGTGTCCGGCGGCGATCCCGGCTACGGGGAGACGGCGAAGATGCTGGCCGAGTCGGCGCTCTGCCTGGCCCTGGACGAGCTTCCGGCGACGTCCGGGCAGGTCACCACGGCGGTGGCGATGGGTGACGCGCTGCTGGGACGGCTCAGGGCGGCCGGTCTGGGCTTCCGGGTCGCGGCGGTCCGCTGA